The segment TGTTCTTGATGGAGAGTGAAGACTTCAGCAAGGGCAGATTCAACTCAGGCTGTAGAATCAAAGGAACCAACTAAGTCAGCAATTCTGTATAGATTAATCAGTACTCACCAAAACTGTAATTAGCAAGGTCAATTACCCGCAAGTAGGATGGCTGAGACTGATCAACAATTGCTGAGTATCTGGAATCAAAGAACCAAAAACACCACAACATTTCAACTCAACTCCTTTGAGAGCACGCAATGTAGTACAATGTACATCAATCAGCACATGTACAACTAGTTAATCGCAATAATTAAAGATggatttgtgaaaaaaaaatactacatcctgtttttttaaatatatgacaccgttgactttttacaAACATTTATCCATtcatttttattcaaaattttcgtGCAAGTATAAAATAATTTAAGTCATGATTAAAAaacatttaatgataaattaagGTACAGTAAAATAAtagataattatatatttttttaataaaataaatgttcaAACATATCTCAAAAAtcgcgtcatatattaaaaaacggaaaaatcgcgtcatatattaaaaaacggaaagacagtaattaattaagaggtGTAGTGTGTCactgacgcgacggcggcgtcctcgaccGTCCCAGCGAGGATCCCGGGCATCCCGACCGTCCAGTTCAGCGGCAGAACTCCGGCGTTCGACAGCCGCCCCGCCGTCGGCTTGAACCCGACCACGCCGCACAGCGCCGCCGGCATTCGCACGGACCCTGCAaaaccgcggcggcggcggcggcggcggtcagcgCATGTGCAAGTCATCGAAGAGATCGAGACCGAGCGTGGGAGTACGACGGTTTGTTTAcctccgccgtcgacgccgaggGCGACGGGGCAGAGGCCggcgcagacggcggcggcggagccgctGGACGAGCCGCCGGAGACGCGGCCGGGGTTGTGGGGGTTCCTGGTGGAGCCGTGGTGCGGGTTGATGCCGCTGGTCCCCGCGCCGAGCTCGTGCATGTTGGTCTTGCCGGCGAGCACCGCGCCGCACGCCCGcagctgcgccaccgccgccgcgtccgccgcgcaCGCCCGCGCCCGCCCCAGCCACCGCGTCCCGCCTGCATCACCGTCCGATCTTCATCTCACCGTCCAGTTTAATCAGAGCATATATATTACTCGCTCTCTttgttcatattataagtttgcttttattttttaaaaagttaaacTTTTTGAAagaatttgtaaaaatatatagtacGAAGTAAAATTTATAgcatcaaattaattttattaaatttaacattaaatatattctaatagtttttttagttcaaaaatattgctatattctTTTGTCAAAACTTAAGAAGTTTGAAACGGAAGTAGTAATTAGTACtaattgttttttaataatggaatgaaTTTTACCCTTGCTTTGAGAaagctatagccaattattacaaaatccGTTCAACAAAGAGtgaaaaattcagaaaataactATACACAAAGTAATGACCACCGACACTAAACAAAGACAAACATTattgaaatttatttataaatcttTACCAGTAGTTGTCAAATATCTGCATAACACTTTAGGTTTTTGCATGCAGGATGCATAAGTTTATTGTCCATGTCACGCTATTATAGTTAATTACTgtgattaattagttaattactcACCTGTGGTTGGGTAGGGCAAACAGTCGATCTCGTCCTTGACAGCGACCAGTATCCCGTCCATGGCAGACAGAGGTGTCCCTGCGATTAATGTCGAAATTAACAGATCATCAGTAAATATAATTATCACAAGATTAACGCACAATTAAGCTATATGTCATGTCCTGTCTGTCTGTCTGGCACCATTCTACTGCACTGCATTGTGATGCAAATAGCTCTTCTTTTGTCACAATTTATGTAGTGGAGTATCATACTAGTTCATAACTGTCCATTTCTAATCAGATTTTGCATCTGAATGTGATCACCGACAAGCCTAAGAACTAACCTTGCTAGCCATAATAACTCTGGAAGAACACTGATTGATCTGCAAACCAATCGTATGCAAAGTTAACAGCTAACTAATCGGTGAGACGGCCAGGCAATGAATGCTTGTCTTCTTAGCCGTCTTTACAGTTGGATCAAAACATCAAATACAGCCAGCTCCAAGCCTCCCCTGTCAGGCTGTCACTGTTCCCTTAATCTCTTCCATCATAATCTCCCTGTAAATGTAAATGATCTGAACCATACCATAATGTGACATATGTGATGCTAATTACCAACATTAACATATCTCCATTGATAATGTCGTTGCCCTTTTTCTTGTTCAGAGAACAATAAATGTAACCAGCTCCAGCAGCATTCATTTCTGCAGCTCCCTTTCCTTTCTGTCTTCCTGTCTTCCTTCCATTGTGGATCAACcattgtgatgttttttttttttcaagatgtcaaaacagaagaaaaaaaactgaagaaatTGTTTGGAGTGTTGCTTGTGTATGTAGCTGTAGTTGTACTGCCTCCTGGTTGTTACCAAGTGGGTACAAAAAAGTTTGGTTGGCTGGCTAGAGGTCAAGACAGAAAGGTGGTGGTGAGTTGGTTTGAGAGGGACAAGTTCAGGCCATTCCTgtgtgctgctgcttctgctgatGATAATTGCAACTTCCATGCTTTGCTCTTGCTTCAGATACTGTTACTGCCAACTGTAACTTACATTTCAGTGTAAaagaatgttctttttttttacctctctGGTATCTCAGGGTGGATTCTTCAGCCTGCCTGATGATGTCTTCAGGGCTGTAGCTGATGAAGAAGGCCATGTTGAGGCCTGGGCCTGAGCACTCCTTCACTGCAGCCAAGAACCTCTTTGCAACCTGCAACAATGTAGCTGTTCTTGATCATTTCTTGCAATTTCTAGTATTTTATCATGTGTTGCTACAATTGCCAATTACTAACTACTAGTACTCTTCAGTAATGTATTCAGACATGATAATTCAGTTACTAGTCAAGGAAAGAGACATGTAACCATATTATTAGGCCTAATAAGTTTAGCTACTAATATTTTAAATTGAGAACATTGTAGCTATCCATGCAAAGATTGATTACAAAACCTGAACAGGAGTGACCTCCCCTGAGCTGTACGCCCTGTTGAAATCCCTGATCGTCCAGCGTTtcgggctcgacggcggcgagccggcgagcgTCGATTCGAGGCTCGCAGGGAGGCAGCTGACGGCTTCCTGGACACGCTCCGGCGGCGAAAGGTCCGGCTTCGTCAGGCACACATTCTGCTCTGGAATGTCTGCAGGAGATGGATGGATCAAACAGTGTGTGTGGTTGTTTTCATCAGATTAACTGAAGAAGATTTTATTTGTCAGAGCAGGAAATTTCTCGCAGAGTTCAGAGAAGTTCAGAGAAACAACCTTCCCAGCTGTGTGTGGAAGTGAACAGTGGAGGCTCTGGGATTTCAGCATCTTGGACAAGCTGCAGATGATGAACAGTAGTTGGTGAGATCACAAAGACAGCAGAAAGCTGTGTCAAATCAGAGAATTATTCCTGTCTGCCTGACACTGCTCAACGAAAGCTCAGAACGCAACTAACACACTAAGTACCAGTTGCTGATGTTCTGCTACTACTAGTTGagatgatgaaaaaaaagagcattTCTTTTTGGGTGAAACTCCTCAATAGTTCTCGCTGAAACCTAGTAGTAACAGTTTTGCATGCAAGATCATTGCCAGAATCaaaaggagtttttttttctctgaaaaaaAGAGCAAACTTTTGAGGAGAATTTGAGCAGTGTTGCACCTTGTTGATGAGATTATCCTTCTTGAGGATGTAAAGCACCATTGAGCCGATGATCGGCATCTCAAGAATCCACACGAAGATCTTCACCAGCAGCCCTGCTACCCGAGGAGctgaagaacaagaagaagaaaccaaaaaaagaagaaaattcaGACTCAACTTCAAGAACAGAGAATTCAGAATTTCCAAGAACCGAACTCCAGAATCAAGAACTAGCTGGATGCAAGGGAGGATCGAACCTTTGACGTTAGGGCTGATGTAGAACTCGTCGCTGTCCGGGCCGAGATTGACCTCGGCGGCCGGCTTGTACACCTTGGCGGCCATGGATGGCAACTTGGGAAGCAAAGGAGACTCTCCTCTGCACAACGACTGCTGCTAAGCTCCTCCCTTCCTGTCTGATTACTGACAAGAATTGGTGCCTTTTATACGACGACAAGACCCAAGATGAACGGCAAAAAcgaggagaaaagagaaaaaaaaaggtaattgaTTTCTTGGTGAAGAATTAATTAATCAGAGAGCAATGGACAAAGGCATAGATtgtgacagagagagagagagagagagagagagagagagagagagaggtagtgGCTTGGATTATGTATGATAAACATACATACATAAAGTGTTTGGTGTGTGTGTCTGTCAGTGTGCagcaagagagaggaagagagaatcACTGAACTTTTCaggttccaaaaaaaaaaaggaaagaatcAGTGAAGTTTCTTGCTGCAAATTTGGCGGGGATTTTGGAGGAGAAATGGTTGCTTCAATGCTTGGTTTGGCTTGTGCCAAAGAGAAGCTAGATCTGAATTGTGTATTACTCCTACATCAGTATTGGGTACTCATCAATGTTAGTACCATCAAATTTAATAGAGCCCAAATTGTTGGAGGACTAGTTtaatctttaattttttaaaacatcatTTAAGTATGAGTATATTACTAGTCTGTTCTTGTGTACAAGCTAGGACGATGTGTAATCAATCTTACCatcaaatttgtcaaaattatGGGTGGCTAGTTTAATCTTTATATTTACACATCAATTAAGTACGAGTATAGTACCAGTCTATTCTTTTGTATAAGTAAGTTAGGACAGGATGTAAAATGTAAATAAAGATGAGCATTGGCTTCATCCTAAGCTCGTTACACTCCAAAGATGTTATATGTTTATAATGTTTATAAACGGAGaggtttaaatttttttaaatgaagatAAGTCAGAATTTGACCAAGAAAATTATAGGTGAAAATAGTGTAAAATCAGCTACATGTACGCAAAATTACACCGGCTTTACTGTTATCGTTTGGTAATATTACGCTTAATTTATACGCTAAGTTTCTTGGTCAATTTCTATCGGCTTTGGTCCATCTCAAAAGATGATGCCCAATAGTTTTTCAGGTTCATGTTACTGTCAAACCGAACCTTCTATTTTGGTTCTGGAGAATAATTTTTATGTCAACTATATTcaagataagaaaaaaagaaggcattAAAGGAACATCTCTGTGCTACGGTTGCATTACGTCGATTCATATCGCATCAAATTAATACAACTTCTTTCAAATAAAAGGATGATTAATTGAGTCAACGTAGAGATTAGGATGAGATGTTGAGTGTGTGACCTAAATTCATTAGCCACTTGACAGGATTTATTACGTTTAGTGTCACCATCTCTTGATTTTGGAATCTGTCCATTactaaatgtttttttaatgcTAAACAAGAGAAACAGGTGAAGCTTAAAATTCCTAGGAAACCCAGATGAACAATTGTGAATATCTTGACATGAGGAaaggcctttttttttatcaatggaagtaattattttatttgaggTGAAACACCATTAAAGAAGACCCTAGGTCATTATCCACCTTCAACATGTCCCTAAAGTAAGAAGTTTAACAACCTCTCTCCCACCAAACTCATTCACAAgttgtaaaagaaaaaacaataaaaacctATATGCTGCACCCATATTCTACATGAATCAGCAACCAATAAATGTTGCTGGTTTTCTAGACGTGTAGCATACAGAAAATATAGGCATGAAATTATGCAAAGGAGATCGATCTTCTGGAAGCTcacataaaattaaaaagaaaaaggaaaaactgaGCAAAAGGGATGCACGGATGGAAGCTAGGAAATGGaagatttgggaaaaaaaaatcagcaaccaACTATTCCAGCAATTGATTGGGCTCACTTGCATCGCATGCTCAATTAATTCCTCTCTTTCACATCCTATCCTTGCAAAGATGGTTAACCTAAAACCATTCAATTAGTACCTCTTCTCTCAGGCATTAACTTGCCTACTATGATTAAACCCTATTGTATGCTCACCCAAAATGGAGGCTGGTTTATGCTTGTACTGCTATACTTTTTGTTGATTTGAGCTATCCTTAATTCATTATTGACCATTGATTGCAGACAGATCCAACCCTTGCTACGACAAGAGTAATTCTTGCCTTCTTGGATGCATTGATGCATGGAAGCTGCGGTGTGGTGCTCACTCATTTTGCCAATGATTTGTGATTCTCCATCTGGTTCCAAATATATGACTTCTAGATGCAgttgaatttaaaaaataacataaaTAACTTTGTGTCCATTTGTTTATACtacattgaaaatataaatagtaaaatttatttagcaagggaaaacaagaaaacaataaaaaatatatccaaaaaaatcctaaaacatctcatatttaaaaaagagaTGAGAGGATCAGAGTACAACTTACATTTAAAATTAGAGGAAGTGTGGGGTGGCACTTCAGCACAGGCTGAATGCTACTGGAGCCAAATTTGCATCATGCTACAGACTGCTACTTATACCGGCCGGTAGAACTACGTCCTTCTCAAAATTAATGTTTGTCCATTTTTCCCATTATGTGTACTTCCAGTATTTATCAATGTAGAGGAAATTTTAATAGAAGCGTCTAATATTTCAGTCTTAAAGAAAAGGACATATTTCCACCTCATACACGTTTTCTTGAAAAGTTCAACACTTAAATCTCATGCAATAAAAGATGCAACTATTTAGGCAAATGTGGTATACTATCAATTAATAGGTACATTTATGAACATtccctacaattttttttgtcttaatTAGATTCTAGTGCTTAGTGGGCATGGTGCCGACTCCTTTCGTTACTTATAAACcttatctattatatttttaaaacagCTTGAAAGGAGGCACTATATTCGCTGCggaggctagaaatttccacattaatcggagaaaaagaaaagaagagtccaacttaaaatacaatttaaaaataattgaaattcggaattaaaaataagaactaTTGAAAGGAGAGTccttataagaacccaatacgagattaattaatatttggtataaaaaataaaataaaatccaaaattagcaaaaaaggaaaagaagagtttgagtagaaataaaatttaaaaataactaaaactttgaattaaaattaagcaatagtgaaagaagagtccatatagaaacccaatacgagattactaaaattcggaataaaaaaataaaaagtcaaaattagaaaaaagaaaagaaaggaagagttcaagtagaaatacaatttaaaattaactaaaattcggaattaaatataagcaatattgaaataagagtacgtataagaacccaatacgagattaactaaaattcggaataaaaaataaaataaaatccaaaattagacaaattaaaaagaaagtTCAAGTATGaatgcaattttgaaacaactgaaattaaaaatacaaaataaaaatattaaaaggacacaatacgatattagttaaaattcgaaacaaaaaatagaataaattctgaaagtagaaaaaaaattcaactaggaatacaatttataaataactacaattggtgataaaaaaaataaggactattgaaagaaaatactatataaaacACATGtggagattaattaagtaatatgCCTATAAAGTAGTAAAGTGGTGGTGGTTGATGAGAcatctaaaaaatattaataaaacactaaatagaatcctaatgacgattaaaaggaaggacGACGGGCAGATCATGAAGCAATCGGTCAAGGTGGTAggcgggacttttagaaagtaaaaaaaataaacctcaatgataattatatttgatttttaaaatctcaatgacaataaaaatgagaggTAGTGGGCAGGTCATACATGAGTACAATGGCGGAGCGGCTGATGGCTGgtgggacttttagaaagtaaaaaatgaattccaatgatagttatgttcgattttacaatcccaatgacaataaagagtagacGACGAACATGtagtagaggagtatagtggcaatATTTGACGGGatttcaaaaaattataaaaaatgaaacccaacgagacaataaactctaaaaactataatgtCCAATTTTAAAGGTTTcggcttctaaaaagtaaaaaaaaaataaaccctaatgataatcatgtttgattttaaaatctcaatgacaataaaaaagggAGGCAGCAGACGAGTcatagaggagtacagtgacaTAGTCGCTGATGTTTTGGCGGaatttctagaaagtaaaaaatgcaCCTAAACgttaattatgtttgatttttaaaataccaacaacaataaagagaagaggcagtggacggccgtagagaagtataatggcagcgtttgacgggacttctagaaattataaaaacaaaacccaacggaacaataaactctaaaaactatatgatccaatttttaaaggttccaaggagaatgaatagaaacagtggtaaatcgagcaagcaaataaagaagaaggATATGACAAAATTAAGAGGTatcaactggtgtgacttttaaaaactataaaatcaaaAACACGATGATGATAAGGTTTGATCTTTCAAAGCctttaagacaacgagatagctatttaataaattttaaatattaaaaaatatataattttgtatgggtgctagccgcgcaattgcgcgggctacCCAGCTAGTTATTATTGATATGAAAAGACAATTATGCCCTTCATTAAGACTATATATTTCTCTATATTTCTCTTAAACTTGTATCCTCCCCTAGACTTTTAACATATCCAAGCTCTAATTAATACCGTTTTCACCAGATAATTGGAGGTGTGGGATAGTGGTCtctaaaagaaggaaaagaaaacgtGGATAATAAAGAGGACTAATGAACACCACGCATAAACAAAGTATTTATGGGATAAATACTTCGGTCTAAAAATAAGGTGTTTTAGGGACAGAGATAAGAGTAGGATTATTTTGGATAGAGCTTAGATCAAAATGGGCTCTTCTCCTCAGTTCACTCGAAGCACATATAGTACTCATCCAGCTTAACATGATAACATCCATGACCACAAATATAATTGTTGGAGATACTCTTGAAATCGTTCATCGAGTGATCGTTGGCTCGCTTGCATGGCGTATGACCCTTAATTTAACCTGCTATGTACTACACGTTATAGGTCACTGAGAACTCGCACGATACAGACGTACAGTTTCAGAGTTCATCAACAAATTTGCACCACCTACCGCACAAAACGTACTTTGTAccatgcaatttactctaaaatttcAGGGCATTCATTTGGACCAGCAGAGTAGTAGCTCTCTCTTGGGTGTCAGGCTACGGCTGGCAAGGAGCCTTGTGATGGTTCACAGAATGTACAGTGCTTTGAAAACATTTAACTCGATTAGCACATAATGGTCACAAGAAATTTAATACATTTGCACTGTTTGTTCTCCTGTTTTCTTGTCGTATAGTATTCAGTATTTGACCactgaaaaaaaacaattcaagtGCAGCATGAGCAGCCAAACTTCTTATAACACATGCAATTATTATCCCAGAGAAATTTGTAAGAGACTGAATTTGGACATTTCGTTCAATCAGGCAGAATAAGTATGATTGGTAATATGGAGATCACAATTCACACAGCAAGTATAAGCCGCACAACACAAATACACCACAATGTATCTGCACTTCTGCAGTCTCACACTGATACTGAGTTTACATTTTTCTTCCCATTTTTTCTGGCACCAAAACAGCCAACACTGATACAGTAAAAATCTCATCAAGAAggctgtgaaaaaaaaactgagctTGCTGGAACGGAATTCAGCACACAGAATCTACAATCAGTTTCTGTAAATGTACACTGATCTACCTACAGATGAGAGCATCCATGAACTGTTAGTAGCATCTGGACAGTTTGTTTTCACCAGCTCTTTACTTTCTTCTTTTGCTTCTGAAACTACTAAGTGAAGACAGGCCCCCTGCAAATACTGACATTTCTGAAGGTGGCGAAGAGGGCTGGATCGACGGTAACGGCGAAAAGCAGCTGCTGTTGACCTTTGGAAGATCAAAATCATATAACTCATCTGCAAATACTGCAAAGTCAGCATCACTATTTCTAAAATCGAGCGGCATTTCTCTGATTTCTCTGGGTTCCAGCCTCTCAGGCTCCACAATTGTATTGTCGATGTCGGTCAATGATTTCAACTGACGGCCGAGAGAAGCTATGGTCTTCTGGCATTCTGCGAGCTTCCCAGCAGCATTTGCAAGTTCCTTCTCCTGTGACAAACACAACGATTTATAGTTGGATCCATTTCTTGATAAATACCAGGCGAGTGTGTTAAGCCAAGGGTAAATGGTGTAATGTAAATTACAAGActtcagtatatatatataaatctacCTGCTTGGCCTTCAGACCCCCATTTGAATTTGCGAGTCGCCAGAGCTTCGCGTCCCGGCTATCCCTTGACAGCCGAGCCTCCAGCTTGTGGTATTCTTGTTCGAACTCTTCTGATAACAATCTCTCCTGTAACACCTCCCCTTGGAGCAAGCTCACCTTGTTTGTCAGCTTTCCAACTTCCATCTTTGCTGCTTCAAGTTGTTGCTTCATGGCCCTTCTCTCTGACTGCATGGCTTCTTCCTTGGCAGTGAAGTCCGCCGCTGAAGACACctgttttttcagttttgcTTCAAAAGACTTCACCTTATCATTGAGCTTTCTGTTATCCTGATGTGCAGACTCAATCTCAGACTCCAACACCCTTTTTATTGCCTCCAGAGCTTCTAGCTGCATTTGGAGCTCTGCAGAAAATGTTTTCTCCTTTACCACCTCATGCTCAAGTGCAGTCACCATACCGCGCAGCTCCACAACTTCTGAGTTCACTGACTGGAGTTCTGACTGAAATGATTCTTTAATAGCCTCCACAGAAAAAGTTCTCTCTGCTTCGATCTTCGCCTCCAACTGTGCTGAAAGATCTTCATGCAGTGCCTTCTCCTTTTCTACCTCATTTTCTAGTGCTTTAACAATGTCACGCAGTTTCAGTACTTCGGTGTTTGATGAGCATAGCTGTGCCTCCATTGATTCCTTAACAGTCTGAACAGAACGAGCTTTCTCTTCTTCAAACTTCACCTCTAACTGTGCTGTCAGTTCTTTATGCAGCGCCTTCTCTTTTTCTATATCGTTCTCTAGTGCCTGAACTATGCCATTCAGTCTCTCTACTTCAGTGTTTGCTGCACATAGTTGTGCCTCCAATGATTCTTTAATAGCCTCGACAGCTGTTTCCATCTTCATTTCTAATTCTGCCACGAGTTCTTCCTGCctcatcttctctttttctACCTCATCCTCCAGTTCTTTGACAATGACATGCAATCTCTCTACTTCAGTGTTTGCTGAATATAGCTGTTCCTCCAACGATTCTTTCGCATTACATGCAGCCACTGCTTCTGCTTGATGCTGCACAGAAAGAGACCTTTCAGCTtcaatcttctcttctaatGATGTTACAGTCAGACGAAGCTCTTTGGCTTCCGCAGACAGCAGTTCTAATTGTGACTCCAATTCCTTTTTATCTGTGTTTTCTTCCAATGAAGCCACCACCTGAAGTAACTCCTCCACTCGTACAGATTTAGACTCCAGTTGAAACTCCAAAGCCTTCTTCTCTGAGTTCAATCCCTCAAAATCCCTCAAAGCATCATGCTTGGAGTCATTTGCCAAGTCCAACTCCATTTGCATTTCAACTAGCCTGTTCTTTGCTGCCACTAGTGCATTGCAGGAGATGTCAAGTTGATTTCTTGCCTCCATTAGTGCCATCTCAAGCTCCTTTTTCTCACTTTCAATCTTCTCAACCTGTGCATGCAAATCAGCCACCTGATTCCTCAACTCTTCAGTTTCAAGTTTAGAGGAGCTGTTTCTGGTCACAGCTTTATCAGAATCTGTTTCCATATCGAAGGTAGAGCTTGTGCGATCTGATTCAGGCAATGCAGCTAACCTCTCCATCTCAAGGAAATCATCCATTAGATCAATCACAACAGGGTTGTTCACAAGATTTTTCTCATCAGCATTTCCATTCTTGAACTGATCAAACTCAGCTACCAGAGCAGATGCCCATGAGTCGGAATTCCGCAGTTCATTATCAACAGCAGCCATGCGTTCAGCACTGTCAGATTGGCTATCAGTAAGTGACTCCACACAAGTATTGTTTGCCAGAGGCCTAGAATCATTAATTAATGTTGCTTTGCGAGTTAGATGATGTAATCTGCGGCATTCTGCCTCAAGCCTTGCAATTTTTTTCACGTTTTCCAaatgttgcttgcttgctgtttCCGCTGCTTGATTGCTCAAGTCTCTTTCCAATGATAGTATCTTCAGGTCCTTGGACTGTACAAGAAGCTTGGACTTGAGATCCATGTTCTCTTTCTTAATTGCC is part of the Oryza glaberrima chromosome 12, OglaRS2, whole genome shotgun sequence genome and harbors:
- the LOC127756959 gene encoding fatty acid amide hydrolase-like; translation: MAAKVYKPAAEVNLGPDSDEFYISPNVKAPRVAGLLVKIFVWILEMPIIGSMVLYILKKDNLINKLVQDAEIPEPPLFTSTHSWEDIPEQNVCLTKPDLSPPERVQEAVSCLPASLESTLAGSPPSSPKRWTIRDFNRAYSSGEVTPVQVAKRFLAAVKECSGPGLNMAFFISYSPEDIIRQAEESTLRYQRGTPLSAMDGILVAVKDEIDCLPYPTTGGTRWLGRARACAADAAAVAQLRACGAVLAGKTNMHELGAGTSGINPHHGSTRNPHNPGRVSGGSSSGSAAAVCAGLCPVALGVDGGGSVRMPAALCGVVGFKPTAGRLSNAGVLPLNWTVGMPGILAGTVEDAAVAYSAIVDQSQPSYLRPELNLPLLKSSLSIKNIKLAKYVKWFNDSSEDIRSCCDKSLQMLHAHYGWETLDVTIPEIEEMRLAHYVTIGSECTASLAKYLDKLKRSEIGWDVRVALGVYGSFSSRAYLNSQRLRNRQMYFHKEIFKTADVIVSPMTGVTAYKLQDDALKSGELDYINGAALVRYSIAGNFLGLPAITVMVGYDKAGLPIGLQFIGRPWSEATLLHIAFAMQEACKKHYRKPEVFYDLLKKD
- the LOC127756958 gene encoding filament-like plant protein 3, which translates into the protein MVMDRTSWLWRRKPSDKSPGGAENTVSVSSHSEHYSDDQEVLRPVSNNASPHLGQSPGMPSRVRDDGTQETGVTKPSNEKLALGFKLNDSSPRHGQSSEPQSSSNVRDEDVKENLKSLNDKLAAAFLTINAKEELVRQHAKVTEEAVLGWEQAESEVAALKKLLEASAQKNGSLEVQVSHLAEKNASLEVQVSRLDEALKECVRQLHLAREDQAEKVHDVVTKSQELESENSKLQNRITELKKQLETTKLEASNMSIDHDLQEKFQAIKKENMDLKSKLLVQSKDLKILSLERDLSNQAAETASKQHLENVKKIARLEAECRRLHHLTRKATLINDSRPLANNTCVESLTDSQSDSAERMAAVDNELRNSDSWASALVAEFDQFKNGNADEKNLVNNPVVIDLMDDFLEMERLAALPESDRTSSTFDMETDSDKAVTRNSSSKLETEELRNQVADLHAQVEKIESEKKELEMALMEARNQLDISCNALVAAKNRLVEMQMELDLANDSKHDALRDFEGLNSEKKALEFQLESKSVRVEELLQVVASLEENTDKKELESQLELLSAEAKELRLTVTSLEEKIEAERSLSVQHQAEAVAACNAKESLEEQLYSANTEVERLHVIVKELEDEVEKEKMRQEELVAELEMKMETAVEAIKESLEAQLCAANTEVERLNGIVQALENDIEKEKALHKELTAQLEVKFEEEKARSVQTVKESMEAQLCSSNTEVLKLRDIVKALENEVEKEKALHEDLSAQLEAKIEAERTFSVEAIKESFQSELQSVNSEVVELRGMVTALEHEVVKEKTFSAELQMQLEALEAIKRVLESEIESAHQDNRKLNDKVKSFEAKLKKQVSSAADFTAKEEAMQSERRAMKQQLEAAKMEVGKLTNKVSLLQGEVLQERLLSEEFEQEYHKLEARLSRDSRDAKLWRLANSNGGLKAKQEKELANAAGKLAECQKTIASLGRQLKSLTDIDNTIVEPERLEPREIREMPLDFRNSDADFAVFADELYDFDLPKVNSSCFSPLPSIQPSSPPSEMSVFAGGLSSLSSFRSKRRK